In Phormidium yuhuli AB48, one genomic interval encodes:
- the nifD gene encoding nitrogenase molybdenum-iron protein alpha chain — protein sequence MTDTTRTQTDLERQIAQASQDVKEARSPIDSTTTQTAVKDIVEAYPAKVGKKRAKHIVVRDPNIPEQTIEANVRTTPGIITQRGCAFAGCKGVVVGPIGDVVHIVHGPVGCSYYSWLIRRNQFRARANGRNFVNYCFTTDLTEHDIVFGGMNKLRQAIQEAYDLFQPPAITVHSTCPVGLIGDDIQGVSREMSEKLGISIVAFNCEGYKGVSQSAGHHIANNGFFKNWIGTNEEAEEVEGYTVNLMGEYNIGGDTWEIERVLEKCGIQVISKLSGDGSYDEATESHLAKLNLVMCHRSINYMADMMETKFGIPWIKVNFIGVNAFAKSLRKIAEVFDDPELTERIETVIAEEMAETEAQLATYRERLTGKTVFLFVGGSRAHHYQELFADLGMKTVVAGYEFAHRDDYEGRDALPNIKIDADSRNIEEIHVKQDPERYNPPFSEEALAKMETNNTLKDYKGMMPDMGEGTLLVDNISHHELDVLIERFKPDLIGSGIKDKYVIEKLGIPCKQLHNYDYGGPFAGFRGAVNFAKDVDLRVNTPVWKYVKAPWLN from the coding sequence ATGACTGACACAACACGCACCCAAACCGATTTGGAACGCCAAATCGCTCAAGCTTCCCAGGATGTCAAGGAAGCTCGTTCTCCCATTGACTCCACCACAACCCAGACCGCCGTTAAAGATATTGTCGAGGCCTATCCGGCTAAAGTGGGCAAAAAACGGGCCAAACATATTGTCGTCCGTGACCCCAACATTCCCGAACAAACCATCGAGGCCAACGTCCGCACCACACCGGGCATTATCACCCAGCGGGGTTGCGCCTTTGCCGGTTGTAAAGGGGTGGTTGTCGGTCCCATTGGTGATGTCGTTCATATCGTTCACGGTCCTGTTGGCTGTTCCTATTATTCCTGGCTCATTCGCCGCAACCAATTCCGGGCCCGAGCCAACGGCCGCAACTTCGTCAACTACTGCTTCACCACAGACTTGACGGAACATGACATCGTTTTTGGCGGGATGAATAAACTCCGCCAGGCGATTCAGGAGGCGTACGACCTCTTCCAACCCCCTGCTATTACCGTTCACTCCACTTGTCCTGTGGGACTGATTGGGGATGACATTCAAGGGGTATCCCGCGAGATGTCCGAGAAACTCGGCATCAGCATTGTCGCCTTTAACTGTGAAGGCTATAAAGGCGTCAGCCAGTCCGCTGGACACCACATCGCCAACAATGGCTTCTTTAAAAATTGGATTGGTACCAATGAAGAGGCTGAAGAGGTTGAAGGCTACACCGTCAACTTGATGGGTGAGTACAACATCGGCGGCGACACCTGGGAAATCGAGCGCGTTCTTGAGAAATGCGGCATTCAGGTGATTAGTAAGTTGAGTGGCGATGGCTCCTACGATGAAGCCACGGAATCCCATTTAGCGAAGTTGAACTTGGTCATGTGCCACCGTTCGATTAACTATATGGCGGACATGATGGAAACCAAGTTCGGGATTCCCTGGATTAAGGTTAACTTCATTGGGGTCAATGCCTTTGCTAAGAGTTTACGCAAGATTGCCGAAGTCTTCGATGACCCGGAACTGACGGAACGCATTGAGACGGTCATCGCTGAAGAGATGGCAGAAACGGAGGCCCAACTGGCCACCTATCGTGAACGGCTGACTGGAAAGACCGTCTTCCTATTTGTGGGAGGCTCTCGCGCCCACCACTATCAAGAACTGTTTGCGGATTTGGGCATGAAAACTGTGGTCGCCGGCTATGAGTTCGCTCACCGGGATGATTACGAAGGTCGCGATGCCTTGCCCAACATCAAAATTGATGCTGACAGCCGCAACATTGAAGAAATTCATGTCAAGCAGGATCCTGAACGCTATAATCCTCCATTTTCGGAAGAAGCCCTTGCCAAAATGGAGACAAACAACACCCTCAAGGATTACAAGGGCATGATGCCTGATATGGGTGAGGGAACCCTGCTGGTGGACAATATCTCCCACCATGAACTGGATGTGCTGATTGAACGCTTTAAACCCGACTTGATTGGGTCTGGGATTAAGGACAAGTACGTGATTGAGAAGTTGGGCATTCCTTGTAAGCAACTGCACAACTATGACTACGGCGGACCCTTTGCTGGGTTCCGGGGTGCGGTCAACTTCGCCAAGGATGTGGATTTACGGGTCAATACCCCCGTTTGGAAGTACGTTAAAGCCCCCTGGCTGAACTAA
- the nifK gene encoding nitrogenase molybdenum-iron protein subunit beta, producing MLDATPTTLVERQALRVNPAKTCQPIGAMYSALGIHGCLPHSHGSQGCCSYHRSHLTRHFREPIMAATSSFTEGTAVFGGGANLRQALKTIYKLYDPPVVAITTTCLSETIGDDIPTIIREATESGVIPNGKTVIHANTPSYVGCHITGWSNMTASMVKYLSERSGESRNQVNLIPGYVEPSDTRELKQMLATWGIDAVTFPDTSDVVDTPQTGHFQMYPQGGTTVEALKTTGDSLATIALGPEASTQAAIALDAKCQVPAHILDLPIGVAATDRLVQTLMDVTGTQPTDEIVNARGRLVDVMTDMQAYLYEKRVAIAGDPDQVVPLVEMLVTCGAKPVYVITGAESKYFRDRTQAILGETVPEAVIRDNADLFYLHQLMKQEPVDLLISNVYGKYIARAEDVPFVRYGWPILDRVGHSYFPTLGYGGSLHLLCTIINTLLDRKDRDDPDEVFELVL from the coding sequence ATGTTAGACGCAACTCCAACCACTTTAGTTGAACGCCAAGCCTTACGGGTTAATCCCGCGAAAACCTGTCAACCGATTGGTGCAATGTATTCCGCCCTAGGGATTCATGGCTGTTTACCCCATTCCCACGGGTCTCAAGGCTGCTGTTCCTATCACCGTTCTCACCTAACACGCCATTTCCGGGAACCGATTATGGCGGCGACCAGTTCCTTTACGGAAGGAACGGCGGTGTTTGGCGGTGGTGCGAATCTTCGCCAAGCGTTGAAAACTATCTACAAACTCTATGATCCCCCGGTTGTGGCGATTACAACCACCTGTCTATCGGAAACCATTGGCGATGATATCCCGACTATTATTCGGGAAGCCACTGAGAGTGGTGTGATTCCCAATGGAAAAACGGTCATTCATGCCAATACTCCCAGTTATGTGGGTTGTCACATCACCGGCTGGTCGAATATGACCGCGTCGATGGTGAAGTATCTCTCGGAACGCAGCGGTGAGTCCCGCAATCAGGTGAATCTCATCCCTGGCTATGTTGAACCCTCAGACACTCGCGAATTAAAACAAATGCTCGCCACTTGGGGCATTGATGCGGTAACGTTCCCGGATACCTCTGATGTGGTGGATACACCGCAAACGGGACATTTCCAAATGTATCCTCAGGGTGGAACGACGGTTGAGGCCCTGAAAACTACTGGGGATAGTTTGGCAACGATCGCCCTCGGCCCAGAAGCCAGTACCCAGGCGGCGATCGCCCTTGATGCCAAATGTCAGGTTCCGGCTCATATCCTAGATTTACCGATTGGGGTAGCCGCCACAGACCGCTTGGTGCAAACTCTAATGGATGTCACCGGAACTCAGCCGACGGACGAGATTGTCAACGCTCGCGGTCGTCTGGTGGATGTGATGACGGATATGCAGGCTTATCTGTATGAAAAACGGGTCGCGATCGCTGGAGACCCGGATCAGGTGGTTCCGCTGGTGGAAATGTTGGTTACCTGTGGTGCCAAGCCGGTGTATGTCATTACTGGGGCGGAGTCTAAGTATTTCCGCGATCGCACTCAAGCCATTTTAGGCGAGACGGTTCCTGAAGCGGTGATTCGCGATAATGCTGACTTGTTCTATCTACACCAGTTGATGAAACAAGAGCCGGTCGATCTGCTTATCAGCAATGTTTACGGTAAGTATATTGCCCGGGCTGAAGATGTTCCCTTTGTCCGCTACGGCTGGCCCATCCTGGACCGTGTGGGACATAGCTACTTCCCCACCCTAGGCTACGGCGGCAGTTTACATCTGCTCTGCACCATCATCAACACCCTGCTTGATCGCAAGGATCGCGATGATCCTGATGAAGTCTTTGAGTTGGTTCTCTAA
- a CDS encoding (2Fe-2S) ferredoxin domain-containing protein — MNTPKHHLFVCAGFRTRGDAQGACTKKGSLSLVQYLENELVDRDLEDVVVSTTGCLKMCDRGPVLMVYPQGDWYGNVDEDALDDILDALEEGTTADEYLLTK, encoded by the coding sequence ATGAACACTCCCAAACATCATTTATTTGTCTGTGCTGGCTTCCGCACCCGTGGCGATGCTCAAGGAGCCTGCACCAAGAAAGGCTCTCTGAGTCTAGTGCAGTACCTGGAAAATGAACTGGTCGATCGCGATTTGGAAGATGTGGTGGTATCCACAACTGGCTGTCTCAAGATGTGCGATCGCGGTCCCGTCCTGATGGTCTATCCTCAAGGAGACTGGTACGGCAATGTGGATGAAGATGCTCTCGATGACATCCTCGATGCCTTAGAGGAAGGGACAACCGCCGATGAGTATCTGCTAACGAAATAG
- the nifE gene encoding nitrogenase iron-molybdenum cofactor biosynthesis protein NifE — MEPTVLKGRETQVYRKGKEPFAMECNKQSLAGAVSQRACVFCGSRVVLYPIADALHLVHGPVGCAVYTWDIRGALSSGPELHRLSFSTDLQERDVIFGGEEKLKNALLELIERYDPKAAFVYSTCIVGIIGDNLEAICNQVTEVTGIPVIPVQSEGFKGNKRAGYNAACKAMFRLVGTGDTSDISPHSINILGDFNLAGEIWIIRQYFEKMGIQVVANITGDGRVADISRSHGAALNVVQCSGATLDLAKMMQDTYGVPFERVSYFGVEDMAESLYKVARFFKDDPEILKRAQLVVREELSVLYPKLLEYRKDLEGKKAAIYVGGSFKAFSLVKAFRLLGMDVVMVGSQTGTKEDYEELQDITDEGTIIVDDSNPLELSAFLQEKDVDIFVGGVKERPIAYKLGLGFCDHNHERKEALEGFEGMLNFAREVHSTVMSPVWQFMPRRTG, encoded by the coding sequence ATGGAACCGACTGTTCTCAAAGGTCGTGAAACGCAAGTTTACCGCAAAGGTAAAGAACCGTTCGCGATGGAATGCAACAAACAAAGCCTGGCCGGGGCAGTCAGCCAACGGGCCTGTGTCTTCTGCGGTTCACGGGTGGTTCTCTACCCAATCGCCGACGCCTTGCACCTGGTTCACGGTCCCGTCGGCTGTGCTGTCTATACCTGGGATATTCGCGGCGCCCTCTCATCGGGTCCAGAATTGCACCGCCTCAGTTTTTCGACGGATTTACAAGAGCGAGATGTCATTTTTGGGGGTGAAGAGAAACTCAAAAATGCACTTCTCGAACTGATTGAACGCTATGACCCCAAGGCTGCATTTGTCTATTCAACTTGTATTGTGGGCATTATTGGCGACAACCTAGAAGCCATCTGTAATCAAGTGACGGAGGTGACGGGTATTCCCGTAATTCCCGTCCAATCAGAAGGCTTTAAGGGCAACAAACGAGCCGGATACAATGCCGCCTGTAAAGCCATGTTTCGCCTAGTGGGAACTGGTGATACCTCCGACATTTCTCCTCACAGCATTAACATTCTTGGAGACTTCAATCTAGCCGGAGAAATCTGGATTATCCGGCAATACTTCGAGAAAATGGGGATTCAGGTAGTGGCCAACATCACCGGTGATGGTCGGGTCGCCGATATCTCGCGATCGCACGGTGCGGCCCTCAATGTGGTTCAATGTTCCGGAGCCACCTTAGATTTAGCTAAAATGATGCAAGACACCTACGGCGTTCCCTTTGAACGAGTCTCCTATTTTGGTGTCGAAGACATGGCAGAATCCCTATATAAAGTTGCCCGTTTCTTCAAAGACGACCCAGAAATCCTCAAACGAGCCCAGCTTGTTGTCCGAGAAGAACTCTCAGTTCTCTATCCTAAACTGTTGGAATACCGGAAAGACTTAGAAGGAAAGAAAGCGGCAATTTATGTCGGCGGCTCGTTCAAAGCCTTTTCCCTAGTCAAAGCCTTCCGTCTTTTAGGGATGGACGTGGTCATGGTCGGGTCGCAAACTGGGACGAAAGAGGATTACGAAGAACTGCAAGACATCACCGACGAAGGAACCATTATCGTCGATGATTCTAACCCCTTAGAACTTTCCGCCTTTCTGCAAGAAAAGGATGTTGATATCTTCGTTGGTGGCGTAAAAGAACGTCCCATTGCCTACAAATTAGGCTTAGGATTTTGCGACCACAATCACGAACGCAAGGAAGCTCTAGAAGGCTTTGAAGGAATGTTGAATTTTGCCCGAGAAGTTCACAGCACTGTCATGAGTCCAGTCTGGCAATTCATGCCCCGACGAACCGGCTAA
- a CDS encoding nitrogenase component 1, with the protein MKHTAKLKTGHPYISTTNACKLCKPLGACIAFRGIEGTMPFLHGSQGCATYMRRYIISHFREPIDIASSSLSEKHAVYGGGSNLKLGLNNSIDKYAPNAVGVATTCLTETIGDDVSMLLREWRVDADAECPNPEIPVVNVSTASYSGTHMEGFHAVVRETIAQIALTDVPIPESGNEDIKIGTKPLNLMPGFVSTADLRHLRDVCEDFGLEPTILPDYSDTLDAPVMAEYEKLTSGGTSLQSIRKMPRAIASIEFGRVLSACGQTGGELLQEKADVPLYAMGMPIGVRESDRFFNTLSRLSDRPIPRRHELERGRLLDAYADGHKYLFGKRAIVYGEEDLVVGLTAFLSEIGVQPILCASGGSSGYLKDAIAAVTDGLLREAPQVRDDVDFFDIAQDALSLKPDFLIGNSKGYSFAREQGIPLIRVGFPIHDRMGGQRILHLGYRGSQNLFDLTVNAIIAKKQRDSPVGYGYI; encoded by the coding sequence ATGAAACATACCGCAAAACTCAAAACCGGTCATCCCTATATTTCCACCACCAATGCCTGTAAACTCTGCAAACCCCTTGGGGCTTGTATTGCTTTTCGGGGGATTGAAGGAACGATGCCATTTCTACATGGGTCTCAGGGTTGTGCGACCTATATGCGTCGCTATATTATCAGCCATTTCCGTGAACCCATCGACATCGCCTCCTCATCCCTGAGTGAGAAACACGCCGTGTATGGTGGGGGGTCTAACCTCAAACTGGGGTTAAACAACTCCATTGACAAGTATGCTCCGAACGCCGTTGGTGTGGCGACGACCTGTTTAACGGAAACCATCGGCGATGATGTGAGTATGTTATTACGGGAATGGCGTGTCGATGCCGATGCCGAATGTCCCAACCCTGAGATTCCCGTCGTCAACGTCTCCACCGCCAGCTATTCAGGAACCCATATGGAGGGGTTTCATGCCGTTGTGCGGGAAACCATCGCCCAAATTGCCCTAACGGATGTTCCCATTCCTGAATCTGGGAATGAAGACATCAAGATTGGCACAAAACCCCTGAACCTGATGCCCGGATTTGTCTCCACGGCAGATTTACGTCATCTGCGGGATGTCTGTGAGGACTTTGGCTTAGAACCAACAATTCTCCCCGACTATTCCGATACTCTCGATGCCCCCGTGATGGCGGAATATGAGAAACTCACCTCTGGAGGAACCTCCCTCCAATCCATTCGCAAAATGCCTCGGGCGATCGCCTCGATTGAGTTTGGGCGCGTTCTCTCGGCCTGTGGCCAGACTGGGGGCGAACTGTTGCAAGAGAAAGCCGACGTGCCACTCTATGCCATGGGAATGCCAATTGGGGTCCGTGAGAGCGATCGCTTTTTCAACACCCTCTCGCGCCTGAGCGATCGCCCCATCCCCCGCCGCCACGAGTTAGAACGAGGTCGTCTCCTGGATGCCTATGCCGATGGCCATAAGTATCTCTTTGGCAAACGGGCAATTGTCTACGGTGAAGAAGACCTGGTGGTGGGCCTAACCGCCTTTCTCTCAGAAATTGGCGTACAGCCTATTCTCTGCGCCTCTGGGGGGTCCAGTGGCTATCTTAAAGATGCGATCGCCGCCGTCACCGACGGCCTGCTACGAGAAGCCCCCCAAGTCCGAGACGACGTAGACTTCTTCGACATTGCCCAAGATGCCCTCAGCCTGAAGCCGGACTTTCTCATCGGCAACAGCAAAGGCTACAGCTTCGCCCGCGAACAAGGGATTCCCCTGATTCGCGTCGGCTTCCCCATCCACGATCGCATGGGCGGACAACGCATCCTCCATCTCGGCTATCGGGGCAGCCAAAACCTCTTTGATTTAACAGTAAACGCCATCATCGCCAAAAAACAACGGGACTCTCCCGTCGGCTACGGCTATATCTAA
- a CDS encoding radical SAM protein, protein MTTLNPTATPLNLDQHPCFNPKIKGKFGRVHLPVAPKCNVQCNFCNRKYDCVNESRPGVTSKVLEPHQAAEYMAKILEKEPRITVAGIAGPGDPFANAWETLETMRLLRERFPDLILCLATNGMGLKPEHVDEIARIGVSHVTVTVNAIDPDIGAQVYRWFRDGNLVLRGRQGAERLLSRQMEAIRALKAADVVVKVNTVVIPGVNDHHAIEIAETVAAMGVDLFNAMPMYPTPDTPFGVLPEPSPKEMAVLRRHAGEFITPMTHCTRCRADAVGLLGEDRSEEFRGCLTDCSTLPRKPEVERPYVAVATFEGVLVNEHLGDAVRLQIWQQTPDGFALVEERPTPERGLGPRRWKLLADQLQDCRALLVSGIGESPRQILRESGLLIVEMTGFMEAGLQTLYNGGDVTALRGRNRSVGEKVCKGTGSGCG, encoded by the coding sequence ATGACTACCCTAAACCCCACCGCAACCCCTCTCAACCTCGACCAACATCCCTGTTTCAACCCTAAAATTAAAGGGAAATTCGGGAGAGTTCACCTTCCCGTTGCCCCCAAATGCAACGTGCAATGCAACTTCTGCAATCGTAAATATGATTGCGTCAACGAAAGCCGTCCGGGTGTCACCAGTAAAGTTCTCGAACCCCATCAGGCGGCCGAGTACATGGCAAAAATCCTAGAGAAAGAACCCCGCATCACCGTCGCCGGAATTGCCGGGCCCGGGGACCCCTTTGCCAATGCTTGGGAAACCCTGGAAACCATGCGCCTGTTGCGGGAACGCTTCCCGGACTTAATTCTCTGTCTGGCAACCAATGGTATGGGATTAAAACCAGAACATGTCGATGAAATTGCCCGGATTGGCGTGTCTCATGTGACGGTAACCGTGAATGCGATCGATCCTGACATTGGTGCCCAAGTCTATCGCTGGTTCCGAGATGGAAACCTGGTGTTACGCGGACGACAGGGGGCGGAACGGCTGTTGAGTCGTCAGATGGAGGCGATTCGGGCCTTGAAAGCTGCCGATGTGGTGGTGAAAGTGAACACCGTGGTGATTCCAGGGGTGAATGACCATCATGCGATCGAAATTGCCGAAACCGTCGCCGCGATGGGTGTGGATTTATTCAACGCCATGCCGATGTATCCCACCCCAGACACTCCCTTCGGCGTTTTACCCGAACCCTCTCCCAAAGAAATGGCCGTCCTACGTCGTCATGCTGGGGAGTTCATCACCCCGATGACCCACTGTACCCGTTGCCGCGCCGATGCCGTGGGCTTACTGGGTGAAGACCGTTCCGAGGAGTTCCGGGGCTGTCTCACGGACTGTTCCACCCTACCCCGCAAGCCCGAAGTCGAACGTCCCTACGTCGCCGTCGCCACCTTTGAAGGGGTGTTAGTCAACGAACATCTCGGCGATGCGGTGCGGTTACAGATTTGGCAACAAACCCCAGATGGTTTTGCCCTCGTGGAAGAACGGCCGACCCCAGAACGAGGGTTAGGGCCACGGCGTTGGAAACTATTAGCTGACCAGTTACAAGACTGTCGCGCCCTCCTCGTCAGCGGGATTGGCGAGTCTCCCCGGCAGATTTTGCGAGAATCCGGACTCTTGATTGTCGAGATGACTGGATTCATGGAAGCCGGGTTACAGACCCTTTACAACGGCGGCGATGTCACGGCCTTACGAGGTCGCAACCGCAGCGTCGGTGAGAAAGTCTGCAAAGGAACCGGAAGCGGCTGCGGATAA
- a CDS encoding Uma2 family endonuclease: MIASSDFPLTPEEYLRLESTSEIKHEYLHGDVYAMTGASDSHVTIALNLAMMLRNHLRGGGCRVYLSDMKLRVAQRHSFFYPDVFVTCEPRDSQTPHYKRFPTLIVEVLSPSTEAFDRGEKFAAYQSLDSLQDYVLINTDKQRVETFRRGNGGVWTLQSYTPVDGMFELKSLQFQGSFEALYEDVVWETETTRSGESLD; the protein is encoded by the coding sequence ATGATTGCATCCTCCGACTTCCCCCTCACTCCAGAAGAATATCTACGCCTTGAATCCACCAGTGAGATTAAACATGAATATCTCCATGGCGATGTCTATGCCATGACCGGCGCGAGTGACAGCCATGTCACGATTGCCTTAAATCTAGCCATGATGCTGCGTAATCATCTGCGAGGCGGTGGCTGTCGGGTGTATCTGTCCGATATGAAACTGCGGGTGGCACAGCGTCATAGTTTCTTTTATCCTGATGTGTTTGTGACCTGTGAACCTCGGGATAGTCAAACCCCTCACTACAAACGGTTTCCGACGTTAATTGTTGAGGTGCTATCTCCCTCTACGGAAGCGTTTGACCGGGGTGAAAAATTTGCGGCGTATCAAAGTTTAGATAGTTTGCAAGACTATGTGTTAATCAATACGGACAAGCAACGAGTGGAGACGTTTCGACGGGGGAATGGTGGGGTGTGGACGTTACAAAGTTATACCCCCGTTGACGGGATGTTTGAGTTGAAAAGTCTTCAGTTTCAGGGGAGTTTTGAGGCGTTGTATGAGGATGTAGTTTGGGAGACAGAAACAACAAGGTCTGGGGAGTCTCTGGATTAG
- a CDS encoding Uma2 family endonuclease: MAALTSPLTLDLEPLHLSDEQFEQLCFNNPDLSLEQSAAGVLIVMPPIGGESGNRELELGIDLGLWNRQTQLGKVFSSSTLFRLPNGGRRSPDAAWIELSRWQHLTPDQRRRFPPIAPDFVLELRSPSDRLSLLQDKMQEYLDAGVRLGWLFNPQDQNVEIYRPGQPPEIRPLPSQLSGEEVLPGFELWVERF, encoded by the coding sequence ATGGCCGCCCTGACCTCACCCCTTACCCTTGACCTTGAACCCCTTCATCTCAGCGATGAACAGTTTGAGCAACTCTGTTTTAACAACCCCGACCTCAGTCTTGAACAAAGTGCGGCAGGAGTCTTAATTGTTATGCCCCCCATTGGCGGAGAAAGTGGTAATCGAGAGCTAGAACTTGGCATTGACTTAGGACTTTGGAACCGGCAAACTCAACTGGGCAAAGTGTTTAGTTCCTCAACCCTATTTCGCCTTCCCAATGGAGGACGACGGTCCCCTGATGCAGCCTGGATTGAGTTATCCCGCTGGCAACACCTGACCCCAGACCAACGGCGTCGATTTCCTCCTATTGCCCCTGATTTTGTCCTGGAATTGCGATCGCCGAGCGATCGCCTGTCCCTACTTCAAGATAAAATGCAAGAATATCTGGATGCTGGAGTCCGTCTAGGGTGGCTCTTCAACCCCCAAGACCAAAACGTCGAAATCTATCGCCCAGGTCAGCCCCCAGAAATTCGCCCCCTTCCCAGCCAACTCAGTGGTGAAGAGGTCCTGCCCGGATTTGAACTATGGGTTGAGCGATTCTAA
- a CDS encoding Uma2 family endonuclease, producing the protein MSENVTQSQGYEPGVDWTPPMPPTDLIFDDGEPLETHRHRIAMNVLIASAHGALTGREDYFTGGNMFVYFSSEQARNRDFRGPDFFAVLDVDPHPNRERQGWVVWEEGGRYPDVIVELTSGSTAREDYGRKKEIYERVFRTRDYFVYHPFDPQSLRGWHLEGRGYEDIPRGDRGWLWCETLGVWLGVEEGTVQRETAPWLRFFRPDGSLILLPEEEVQQERQRAEVERQRAEVERQRAEAERQRAEAALAELERLKAQLGEER; encoded by the coding sequence ATGTCTGAGAATGTAACTCAATCTCAGGGGTATGAGCCAGGGGTGGACTGGACGCCCCCCATGCCACCAACGGACTTAATCTTTGACGACGGAGAACCTTTGGAAACTCATCGCCATCGCATTGCTATGAACGTCCTCATTGCCTCGGCTCACGGGGCTTTGACGGGGCGGGAGGACTACTTTACGGGGGGCAATATGTTCGTCTATTTTAGTAGCGAACAAGCCCGAAATCGGGACTTTCGGGGACCTGATTTTTTTGCAGTCTTGGATGTAGACCCCCATCCCAACCGGGAGCGTCAGGGTTGGGTGGTTTGGGAGGAGGGGGGACGTTATCCCGATGTGATTGTGGAGTTGACCTCGGGGTCAACGGCGCGGGAGGATTATGGGCGCAAGAAAGAGATTTATGAGCGGGTGTTTCGGACTCGGGACTATTTTGTCTATCATCCCTTTGACCCCCAGTCGTTACGGGGTTGGCATTTGGAGGGACGGGGGTATGAGGATATCCCCAGGGGCGATCGCGGTTGGCTTTGGTGTGAGACCCTCGGGGTTTGGTTGGGGGTTGAGGAAGGGACGGTGCAACGGGAAACAGCCCCCTGGTTACGCTTTTTTAGGCCCGATGGCAGTCTAATTTTGTTGCCGGAGGAGGAAGTGCAACAGGAACGACAGCGGGCTGAGGTGGAACGACAGCGGGCTGAGGTGGAACGACAGCGGGCCGAGGCGGAACGACAGCGGGCTGAGGCAGCGTTAGCGGAGTTGGAACGTCTCAAAGCCCAACTGGGGGAGGAACGGTAG
- the csx2 gene encoding TIGR02221 family CRISPR-associated protein, translating to MKLLTFLGTGNYAQTTYTWEDQELTTKYVAAAINEFFDIDTVQAFLTTEARDTHWMMFSKAVENAEEVFIPSGRSEEELWQIFEAVVNAVEPGETIVLDVTHSFRSIPLFVFLAGTYLQKSRNVKIGGVYYGAYERDRPRSPIFDLTPTLKFIDWLTATDKFLDTGSAKDLGQLLTNIQRDFYKQGRQKREPVSPRQLSNFGKRIQAISESIELVRPLKLMEETALLDKISYEDLQEDVGAFAQPFSLLLDKIQADYHQFALPNPREASSQETLRKQVDLLGWYIDKSLSAQAILMGRELTVSVLCVALKFNYLGKDERQDVERGLNSLVVWREDTQKPRPLALEGLVTMIPDLDLDWLSKFWSRLREVRNDLAHTEMRSDSLSAAKMSDFVKKDLLKDIKTLMTVLPQ from the coding sequence ATGAAACTTCTGACTTTTCTAGGCACGGGAAATTACGCTCAAACCACCTATACTTGGGAAGACCAGGAATTGACTACCAAGTATGTCGCGGCGGCAATCAATGAATTTTTTGACATTGATACCGTTCAAGCCTTTTTGACCACGGAAGCCCGAGACACTCATTGGATGATGTTCTCAAAAGCTGTGGAAAATGCTGAGGAGGTTTTTATTCCATCAGGTCGCTCTGAGGAGGAACTTTGGCAAATTTTTGAGGCGGTTGTGAATGCCGTGGAACCTGGGGAAACGATTGTTTTAGATGTAACGCATTCGTTCCGTTCTATTCCACTGTTTGTTTTCCTGGCGGGGACGTATTTGCAAAAGTCCCGTAATGTCAAGATTGGTGGCGTGTATTATGGGGCTTATGAACGCGATCGCCCGCGATCGCCCATTTTTGACCTCACCCCAACCCTCAAATTCATCGATTGGCTGACGGCGACGGATAAATTCCTCGATACCGGTTCGGCTAAGGATTTAGGTCAACTTCTGACGAATATCCAACGTGACTTCTACAAACAAGGACGTCAAAAACGGGAACCCGTGAGTCCTCGTCAATTGAGTAATTTTGGCAAGCGAATTCAAGCTATCTCCGAGAGTATTGAGTTGGTTCGTCCTTTGAAACTCATGGAAGAAACGGCACTTTTAGACAAAATTTCTTACGAAGATTTACAGGAAGATGTCGGTGCATTTGCTCAACCCTTTTCATTGTTGCTGGATAAAATTCAAGCCGATTATCATCAATTTGCGCTCCCTAACCCGCGAGAAGCGAGTTCCCAAGAAACCTTGCGTAAGCAGGTTGACTTGCTAGGGTGGTATATTGACAAATCATTGAGTGCTCAGGCAATTTTAATGGGGCGAGAGTTAACCGTTTCAGTTCTATGTGTAGCCCTGAAATTTAACTACCTAGGTAAAGACGAACGTCAAGATGTTGAACGGGGTCTAAATTCTTTAGTGGTTTGGCGAGAGGATACTCAAAAACCTCGCCCCCTAGCTTTAGAAGGTTTGGTCACGATGATCCCAGACTTAGACTTAGATTGGTTATCCAAGTTTTGGTCACGCCTTCGAGAGGTCCGCAACGATTTAGCGCATACTGAGATGCGTTCAGATTCACTGTCGGCTGCAAAAATGAGTGACTTTGTTAAAAAAGATTTACTCAAAGACATCAAAACTCTGATGACAGTTCTACCCCAATAA